In Calothrix sp. PCC 7507, one DNA window encodes the following:
- a CDS encoding glycosyltransferase, giving the protein MPKISVIICTYNPRLDYLEKVLQTLKQQTLSLDLWELLLIDNASDSVLATVIDLSWHPDARHIRENQLGLTPARLRGIKEAKAEVLVFVDDDNLLELNYLETTWQISKDYPFIGVWGGQVIPQFEETPPEWTKPYWIALAIKEFDQDQWSNLVNQYETTPCGAGMCIRKFVAEKYSELVKQDSQRQSMGRKGQKLTSYEDSDMAFTACDLGYGTGRFAKLKLMHLMPATRLTEEYLLRLIESSTYSGIIVESYRGKLPQLKKSWQSKLADWYRFCRMSPRERRFYKAQQRGIKIALQEL; this is encoded by the coding sequence ATGCCTAAAATAAGTGTCATTATTTGTACATATAATCCCAGGTTAGATTATCTAGAAAAAGTCTTACAAACACTTAAACAACAAACTCTATCATTGGATTTATGGGAACTTTTATTAATTGATAATGCTAGTGATAGTGTTTTGGCTACAGTGATTGATTTAAGTTGGCATCCTGATGCTCGACACATTCGTGAAAATCAGCTTGGTTTAACTCCTGCAAGATTAAGAGGTATTAAAGAAGCTAAAGCTGAGGTTTTAGTTTTTGTAGATGATGATAATCTCCTAGAATTAAACTACTTGGAAACTACTTGGCAAATTAGTAAAGACTATCCATTTATTGGAGTTTGGGGAGGACAGGTAATTCCTCAGTTTGAAGAAACACCACCAGAGTGGACAAAACCCTACTGGATTGCTTTAGCAATTAAAGAATTTGATCAAGATCAATGGTCAAATTTGGTTAACCAGTATGAAACTACACCATGTGGTGCTGGTATGTGTATTCGGAAGTTCGTGGCCGAGAAATATAGTGAACTAGTTAAACAAGACTCTCAAAGACAAAGTATGGGTCGCAAAGGTCAAAAACTTACCTCCTATGAGGATTCAGATATGGCATTTACAGCTTGTGATCTTGGTTACGGTACAGGTCGCTTTGCTAAATTAAAATTAATGCATTTGATGCCTGCTACACGACTAACAGAAGAGTACCTGTTACGATTAATAGAATCGTCTACATATTCAGGAATTATTGTCGAATCATATCGAGGCAAATTACCTCAATTAAAAAAATCTTGGCAGAGTAAATTGGCAGACTGGTATCGCTTTTGTAGGATGTCTCCAAGAGAACGCCGCTTTTACAAAGCACAACAAAGAGGGATAAAAATTGCGTTACAAGAACTTTAG
- a CDS encoding glycosyltransferase family 4 protein, translating to MDSQILWLRETFSHMGQHSGYDQLCTTLEQEHPNDYSSVWCDRAKTPKGTGRLLAKLMASPSSNPLYNSASALAELKAIWQIRFHRIQQLHVLYVEDGFRIIAKQKSKIRTRIIGTVHQPPGWWRSIHGYPQELSTLDELIVLSSNSVEYFDKYLPGRVHFIPHGVDTSFFSPISSDFPSRQSNNLNCIFVGQWLRDFDTLIKVIERVIEKNPTIHFNLVIPIYRRHLPEFQLISRHSQVRWYTNLSDQDLRDLYRQSDLLFLPLIDCTANNAILEAMACGLPIVSNAVGGAVDYTQPTFANLLPSGDIVGMSEAILSLADDLEECRRRGTKSRIFVEENFSWQKVAEQVSKLYDSKS from the coding sequence ATGGATTCACAGATTCTTTGGTTACGAGAAACCTTCTCACATATGGGTCAACATAGTGGTTATGACCAATTATGTACAACCCTTGAGCAAGAACATCCTAATGATTATTCTAGTGTCTGGTGCGATCGCGCCAAAACTCCCAAAGGTACTGGAAGGTTGCTAGCCAAACTCATGGCTAGTCCTAGTTCTAATCCTCTTTATAATAGCGCTAGTGCTTTAGCTGAATTAAAAGCAATTTGGCAGATTCGCTTTCACCGTATTCAGCAGCTTCATGTTCTCTATGTTGAAGATGGTTTCCGAATTATTGCCAAACAAAAATCTAAGATAAGAACTCGAATTATCGGGACAGTACATCAGCCACCTGGGTGGTGGCGCTCAATCCACGGCTATCCTCAAGAACTGAGTACACTTGATGAATTAATTGTCTTATCTAGTAATAGTGTTGAGTATTTTGATAAATATTTGCCCGGAAGAGTTCATTTCATTCCGCATGGAGTTGATACTTCTTTCTTCTCACCTATTTCATCTGATTTTCCCAGCAGACAATCAAACAATCTTAACTGCATTTTTGTTGGACAATGGCTGCGGGATTTTGATACCTTAATCAAAGTGATTGAACGAGTTATTGAAAAAAATCCGACAATTCATTTTAATCTTGTTATCCCAATATACAGACGTCATCTGCCTGAATTTCAGCTAATTTCACGTCACTCTCAGGTGAGATGGTACACTAATCTCTCAGATCAAGACCTTCGTGATTTGTATCGCCAATCTGATTTGTTATTTCTGCCGCTAATTGACTGCACTGCAAACAATGCCATATTGGAAGCAATGGCTTGTGGTTTACCAATCGTTAGCAATGCAGTAGGTGGTGCTGTTGATTATACTCAACCAACCTTTGCTAATTTGCTTCCTAGTGGAGATATTGTTGGTATGTCAGAAGCTATTCTCTCACTTGCAGATGACTTAGAGGAGTGTCGCCGAAGAGGAACTAAGTCCAGAATTTTTGTGGAAGAAAATTTTAGTTGGCAAAAAGTTGCAGAACAGGTCTCGAAGCTTTATGACAGTAAATCTTGA
- a CDS encoding glycosyltransferase family 4 protein, which yields MKFLILLPSESRGGAEEYALTIAQAAVKKGWEVYTAFSQVDENSSLVRDLIANKVNVCSLKIGESGHANSNLQDILRAIWTIIFLLKLKPDVVQIVLPAPEHAFGSILACGLLKVPTTVVFQLPLPRNFTNKSLRAYTWARNRHQKWIVISENARKVIANSFQIPGDELLCIYNGASLISHDYNKNDVFVKDIKKQLCAELKIPDNSRLALTIGRLDFQKGHEYLINAIPHLIQDFPDLRFIWAGDGSQRQYLENLLYEYKVQDRVFLLGYRSDVAALLKASDIFIFPTRFEGLPFALLEAMANGLPIVTSDASGIPEVIEHHVHGLLFRTGDSCDLLESVRWALRHPTEMDEMGRNAQIRVKDFSEDRMIVQTLDVLEKLARRL from the coding sequence ATGAAATTCTTAATTTTATTACCTTCAGAGTCGCGTGGGGGAGCAGAAGAATATGCTTTGACTATTGCTCAAGCAGCAGTTAAAAAAGGTTGGGAAGTATACACAGCATTTTCACAGGTTGATGAAAATAGCTCTCTAGTAAGAGATTTAATTGCCAACAAAGTTAATGTCTGTTCGTTAAAAATAGGCGAATCGGGACATGCAAATTCTAATTTACAAGATATCTTACGAGCAATTTGGACAATAATTTTCTTACTCAAGTTAAAGCCCGATGTTGTGCAGATTGTTTTACCTGCTCCTGAACATGCTTTTGGGAGTATTCTTGCTTGTGGACTACTTAAAGTTCCAACTACTGTAGTCTTTCAACTGCCTCTTCCTAGAAATTTTACCAACAAATCTCTACGAGCCTATACTTGGGCAAGAAATCGTCACCAAAAGTGGATTGTCATTTCTGAAAATGCTCGCAAGGTGATTGCCAACTCATTTCAAATTCCTGGTGATGAACTACTTTGTATCTATAATGGTGCGAGCTTAATATCTCATGATTATAACAAAAATGATGTTTTTGTTAAAGACATAAAAAAACAGCTATGTGCAGAATTAAAAATACCAGATAATAGCCGACTAGCGCTAACAATTGGGCGGTTAGATTTTCAGAAAGGACATGAATATTTAATAAATGCCATCCCCCATTTAATTCAAGATTTTCCTGATTTGAGGTTTATTTGGGCAGGTGATGGTTCTCAGCGTCAGTATTTAGAAAATCTCCTGTATGAGTATAAAGTTCAAGATAGAGTATTCCTCTTAGGATATAGATCAGATGTCGCTGCTTTACTGAAAGCATCTGATATTTTTATTTTTCCAACTCGTTTTGAAGGATTACCTTTTGCATTGCTGGAAGCAATGGCCAACGGACTTCCTATAGTCACCTCAGATGCAAGTGGTATTCCAGAAGTGATTGAACATCATGTTCATGGTCTTTTATTTCGGACAGGAGATAGCTGTGACTTACTAGAATCAGTTCGTTGGGCACTTAGACATCCAACAGAGATGGATGAAATGGGTCGTAATGCTCAAATTCGTGTCAAAGATTTTTCTGAGGATAGAATGATAGTTCAGACTTTAGATGTATTAGAAAAACTAGCAAGGCGTTTGTAA
- a CDS encoding polysaccharide ABC transporter ATP-binding protein has translation MPDNVIRVENLGKKYILGHQQGEGYTALRDVITNKVKSLGSLIQNPKSKIQNSQEEFWALKDVSFEIKQGDRVGIIGRNGAGKSTLLKILSRITEPTRGQIQIKGRVASLLEVGTGFHQELTGRENVFLNGAILGMSKVEIKRKFDEIIAFAEIEKFLDTPVKRYSSGMYVRLAFAVAAHLEPEILIVDEVLAVGDLKFQKKCLGKMENVANEGRTVLFVSHNAAAIRRLCSHGILLEKGIVKSQGDITSVLQTYIEDNDGVKSTYELPFSIDKNMPGYAYKLTIEDEHGNPIASVPPGKIWQVRINFIIEKAVEHFVIDFGFMTSDEVLLKKSWSQPYSLQAGEYQAVFREETLMLNMGRYSLVVGLTEKLKLFQYVASAGTLEIAEYNEEIDLVAFPEAGSLLNPTNIQIENSSGRIMSSREIIEIS, from the coding sequence ATGCCTGATAATGTTATTCGAGTTGAAAATCTAGGTAAAAAATATATTCTTGGACACCAGCAAGGTGAAGGCTATACAGCATTGCGGGATGTAATTACTAATAAAGTCAAATCCCTGGGTAGTTTAATTCAAAACCCCAAATCCAAAATTCAAAATTCTCAAGAAGAGTTCTGGGCACTTAAGGATGTCTCTTTTGAGATTAAACAAGGCGACAGAGTGGGGATTATTGGACGTAATGGTGCGGGTAAATCTACACTCTTAAAGATTTTAAGTCGAATTACAGAACCGACAAGAGGACAAATTCAAATCAAGGGTCGGGTTGCAAGTTTGTTGGAAGTAGGAACGGGATTTCACCAAGAGTTAACCGGACGGGAAAATGTTTTTCTGAATGGTGCAATTCTAGGCATGAGTAAGGTGGAAATAAAACGAAAATTTGATGAAATCATTGCTTTTGCAGAAATTGAAAAGTTTTTAGATACACCAGTCAAACGCTACTCGTCAGGAATGTATGTGCGGCTTGCATTTGCAGTTGCAGCCCACCTAGAACCAGAAATTTTAATTGTGGATGAGGTGCTAGCAGTTGGGGATTTAAAATTTCAGAAGAAATGTTTGGGTAAGATGGAAAATGTAGCTAATGAAGGGCGGACAGTATTATTTGTAAGCCACAATGCAGCCGCAATTCGTAGATTATGCAGTCATGGAATTCTTTTAGAGAAAGGAATTGTTAAGAGCCAGGGCGATATTACATCCGTCTTACAGACCTATATTGAAGACAATGATGGTGTTAAATCTACTTATGAGCTACCTTTTAGCATAGATAAAAATATGCCCGGATATGCTTATAAGCTAACAATTGAAGATGAACATGGCAATCCAATTGCATCTGTTCCCCCAGGTAAAATTTGGCAAGTTCGCATAAATTTTATTATCGAAAAAGCAGTTGAGCATTTTGTCATTGATTTCGGATTTATGACTAGTGATGAGGTGCTACTGAAAAAATCTTGGAGTCAGCCTTACTCTTTGCAAGCAGGGGAATATCAGGCTGTTTTTCGTGAAGAAACTTTGATGTTGAACATGGGTCGATACTCTTTGGTTGTGGGACTTACTGAAAAACTAAAATTATTTCAATATGTTGCATCTGCTGGCACATTAGAAATAGCAGAGTACAACGAGGAGATTGATTTGGTCGCCTTTCCAGAGGCTGGCAGTCTTCTTAATCCCACGAATATTCAGATTGAAAATTCCAGCGGTAGAATTATGTCCTCCAGAGAAATCATAGAAATTAGCTAA
- a CDS encoding ABC transporter permease — protein sequence MKNTISQPELVIEAGRTEKQYWKDLWRYRELFYFLAWRDILVRYKQTAIGIAWALIRPFLTMVVFTVVFGQLAKLPSQGAPYPILVFSAMLPWQFFSNSLSECSNSLISNSNLISKVYFPRLIVPTSAVVVSFVDFMISGIILLGLMAWYNFVPSWRILTLPLFIAIAFAASMGAGLWLASLNVKYRDFRYIVPFIVQFGLYVSPVGFSSSIVPEKWRLLYSLNPIVGVIDGFRWAILGGDSKLYLPGFVLSLGLVALLFASGIWYFRKMERTFADVI from the coding sequence ATGAAAAACACCATTTCCCAGCCAGAACTGGTGATTGAAGCCGGACGGACAGAGAAACAATATTGGAAAGATTTATGGCGCTATCGGGAGTTATTTTACTTCCTAGCTTGGCGAGATATATTAGTCCGGTATAAGCAAACAGCAATTGGTATTGCTTGGGCACTAATTCGGCCATTTTTGACGATGGTAGTGTTTACAGTTGTATTTGGACAGTTAGCCAAATTACCTTCTCAAGGTGCGCCCTATCCAATTCTAGTGTTTTCAGCGATGCTGCCCTGGCAGTTTTTCTCTAATTCCCTCTCAGAGTGTAGTAACAGTTTAATTTCTAATTCCAACTTAATCTCAAAAGTCTATTTTCCTCGGTTGATTGTACCTACCAGTGCAGTAGTAGTTAGCTTTGTAGACTTTATGATTTCCGGAATAATTTTATTAGGCTTAATGGCATGGTATAATTTTGTTCCGAGTTGGCGGATTTTAACACTGCCTTTATTTATTGCTATTGCCTTTGCAGCTTCAATGGGCGCAGGATTATGGCTAGCTTCTTTAAATGTGAAGTATAGAGATTTCCGTTATATTGTGCCATTTATTGTGCAATTTGGTTTGTATGTTTCACCAGTAGGATTTAGCAGCAGCATTGTTCCAGAAAAGTGGCGGTTGCTTTACTCCTTAAATCCAATAGTTGGGGTAATCGATGGTTTCCGTTGGGCAATTTTAGGTGGTGATTCCAAATTATATTTACCAGGCTTTGTCTTATCTTTGGGATTAGTAGCTTTGTTATTTGCGAGTGGGATTTGGTATTTCCGCAAGATGGAAAGGACATTTGCCGATGTGATTTAA
- a CDS encoding GDP-mannose 4,6-dehydratase produces MKTALICGISGQDGAYLAQLLLNQGYTVCGTSRDAQISSFRNLLHLGIREQVKLESMALTDFRSVLQVLTKIQPDEIYNLAGQTSVGLSFEQPVETLESITTGTLNVLEAIRFLGVPIKLYNAGSSECFGDTGGTAAEETTPFRPRSPYAVAKAAAFWEVANYREAYNLFACSGILFNHESPLRPERFVTQKIVAGACRISQGSKEKLYLGNMQIQRDWGWAPEYVEAMYLMLQQDQPDDYVIATGKSSLLEEFVATAFAFVNLDWREHVVIDNSLLRPTDLAIGKGNPAKVKHKLGWQAKFKMQDVVQMMVETKLANLVKNQ; encoded by the coding sequence ATGAAAACAGCTCTTATTTGTGGAATATCAGGTCAAGATGGAGCCTACCTAGCACAGTTGCTACTCAATCAAGGCTACACTGTCTGTGGCACTTCACGAGATGCTCAAATCTCCTCCTTCCGTAACTTGCTTCACTTAGGTATCCGCGAGCAGGTGAAGCTAGAGTCAATGGCTCTAACTGACTTTCGTAGCGTCTTGCAAGTGCTGACGAAAATTCAGCCAGATGAAATTTACAACCTAGCCGGACAAACTTCTGTTGGACTATCTTTTGAACAGCCAGTAGAAACTCTAGAAAGCATCACCACGGGTACTCTCAATGTACTGGAAGCAATTCGTTTTCTAGGTGTTCCCATCAAACTCTACAATGCCGGTTCTAGTGAATGCTTTGGTGACACTGGTGGGACAGCCGCTGAAGAAACAACGCCATTCCGTCCCAGAAGCCCTTATGCAGTGGCTAAAGCCGCCGCTTTTTGGGAAGTTGCTAACTACAGAGAAGCTTATAATTTATTTGCCTGTTCTGGCATCCTGTTTAATCATGAATCTCCTTTGCGGCCAGAACGGTTTGTCACTCAAAAAATTGTTGCTGGTGCGTGTCGCATTAGTCAAGGTAGTAAAGAAAAACTTTATCTAGGAAATATGCAGATTCAACGTGACTGGGGTTGGGCACCGGAATACGTTGAGGCTATGTATTTAATGCTGCAACAAGACCAACCTGATGATTATGTGATTGCTACAGGAAAAAGTAGTCTATTAGAAGAATTTGTTGCCACAGCATTTGCATTTGTAAATTTAGATTGGCGCGAACATGTAGTTATAGATAATAGCCTCCTCAGACCCACAGATTTAGCGATTGGTAAAGGTAATCCAGCTAAAGTAAAGCACAAACTGGGGTGGCAGGCGAAATTCAAAATGCAAGATGTCGTGCAAATGATGGTAGAAACAAAATTAGCCAACTTAGTAAAGAACCAATAA
- a CDS encoding Uma2 family endonuclease has product MYQTDPPLPPKECLPTMYDLKSEDPEEPGLPDEFHILQPQLLRETFFPPTYPAEQLFTATDLNLYYDSRHPLWYKRPDWFAVLGVSRLYEQQDLRLSYVVWQEGVDPFVVVELLSPETEKEDLGDTLRDVNQPPTKWQVYEQILRIPYYIVFDRYTDQLRAFQLVADRYSEINLDTPKIWMPSLELGLGLWSGSYQGIERLWLRWYNTTGQWIPTLQELQQQERARVEQTQLQMEQVQLQLEQTQSQLEQERTKAERLAEQLRALGIDPEKME; this is encoded by the coding sequence ATGTACCAAACCGATCCGCCACTTCCTCCAAAAGAATGTCTGCCGACAATGTACGATCTCAAGAGTGAAGATCCTGAGGAACCTGGCTTGCCTGATGAATTTCACATTCTACAACCGCAACTTCTACGGGAAACTTTTTTTCCACCAACGTACCCGGCAGAACAACTATTTACGGCGACTGACCTGAACCTTTATTATGACTCTCGTCATCCACTTTGGTATAAACGTCCAGATTGGTTTGCTGTTTTAGGTGTCTCCAGATTATACGAACAACAGGATTTACGCTTGAGCTATGTAGTTTGGCAAGAAGGGGTAGATCCATTTGTCGTAGTGGAGTTGCTTTCTCCGGAAACTGAAAAGGAGGATTTAGGCGATACTCTCAGGGATGTCAATCAACCGCCCACAAAATGGCAAGTTTATGAGCAAATTTTACGCATTCCCTACTATATTGTTTTCGACCGTTATACTGACCAATTGCGAGCATTTCAATTAGTTGCCGATCGCTATAGTGAAATTAACTTAGATACTCCCAAAATTTGGATGCCTAGTCTAGAATTAGGTTTGGGACTATGGTCAGGCAGTTATCAAGGTATTGAGCGGTTATGGTTGCGTTGGTATAATACCACTGGTCAGTGGATACCAACCCTGCAAGAGTTGCAGCAACAAGAACGCGCTAGGGTAGAACAAACGCAGTTGCAAATGGAACAAGTACAGTTACAACTGGAACAAACACAGTCACAACTAGAACAAGAACGCACTAAAGCCGAACGCTTGGCTGAACAATTGAGAGCATTGGGTATTGATCCAGAAAAGATGGAGTGA
- a CDS encoding glycosyltransferase family 4 protein has translation MAFSEWLNKFLPTTSTPRETENQWLIKTDTKLLNNSKAGIKIDKRRKVGHISTFASSSASGRQSRAANKNWYEQLLKLSVITEFFPPDYAATGQLIEELVRHLEQQGASIEVFTGQPGYAFGISSAPAVEQLGRIRIRRSRSARLWSGQIRGKAINGVLFTLRAILHLVRNSRKHNVFLLTSAPPFLPIVGYLVHLCFKVSYVCLIYDIYPDIAIALGVIPHKHWLARVWRGLNKKIWQNSQGIIVLSPAMKQRVIASCPEVADKVSVIHSWGDPDLIQPIAKKDNWFAKQHNLVNKFTVLYSGNMGRCHDMDTILEAAKQLQDEPIQFVCIGGGPKQQSFIREVNQLRLSNFLFLPYQDKEILPYSLTACDLSLVSVEAGMDSLVAPSKLYPALATGRPVAAICSEYSYLNQLIADAKCGATFENGDSHGLAEFIRLLNSDRQLAELMGRASRQYLQSNFTPEIIAKEYLKVLNQAIL, from the coding sequence ATGGCATTCAGTGAATGGCTGAACAAATTTTTGCCAACGACATCTACACCCAGAGAAACTGAAAATCAGTGGCTGATCAAAACTGATACAAAGTTACTAAACAATAGTAAAGCAGGTATCAAGATTGATAAACGCCGCAAAGTAGGTCATATTTCTACGTTTGCATCTTCATCTGCTTCTGGGCGGCAGTCACGAGCAGCGAATAAAAATTGGTATGAACAGTTACTGAAATTATCTGTGATTACTGAGTTTTTTCCTCCGGATTACGCTGCTACAGGACAGTTAATTGAAGAGTTGGTGAGACATTTAGAACAACAAGGTGCAAGTATTGAGGTATTTACAGGACAACCTGGTTATGCGTTCGGTATTTCTAGTGCTCCAGCAGTGGAACAACTAGGTAGAATCCGCATTAGGCGATCGCGCAGTGCTAGACTTTGGTCTGGGCAAATTCGCGGCAAAGCTATCAACGGCGTCTTGTTTACCCTGCGTGCTATTCTCCATCTAGTGAGAAATAGCCGCAAACACAATGTCTTTTTACTGACTTCAGCGCCGCCATTTCTGCCAATTGTCGGATATTTAGTTCACCTTTGTTTCAAGGTGTCTTATGTCTGCTTAATCTATGACATATACCCAGATATTGCGATCGCTCTGGGGGTAATTCCCCACAAGCACTGGTTAGCCAGGGTTTGGCGGGGACTCAACAAAAAGATTTGGCAAAATTCTCAAGGAATTATCGTTCTGAGTCCTGCCATGAAGCAACGGGTAATTGCCAGTTGTCCAGAGGTAGCTGATAAGGTTTCTGTAATTCACAGTTGGGGAGATCCTGATTTAATCCAACCCATCGCCAAAAAAGATAACTGGTTTGCTAAACAGCATAACTTAGTTAACAAATTCACCGTACTCTATTCTGGCAACATGGGGCGGTGTCATGATATGGACACCATTCTCGAAGCAGCCAAACAACTGCAAGACGAGCCAATTCAGTTTGTCTGCATCGGCGGTGGGCCAAAACAACAAAGCTTTATCCGAGAGGTAAATCAACTAAGACTCAGCAATTTCCTATTTTTACCATATCAAGATAAAGAAATACTGCCCTATTCCCTCACAGCTTGCGATCTATCTTTAGTGAGCGTAGAAGCTGGTATGGATAGTTTAGTTGCTCCCAGCAAGCTTTACCCAGCCTTAGCAACTGGCAGACCAGTAGCAGCAATTTGTTCCGAGTATTCATACTTGAATCAGCTAATTGCAGACGCAAAATGCGGCGCTACTTTTGAAAATGGAGATAGTCATGGTTTAGCTGAATTTATTCGGCTCTTGAATAGCGATCGCCAACTAGCGGAACTTATGGGTAGAGCATCTCGTCAGTATTTGCAGTCAAACTTTACGCCTGAAATCATAGCCAAAGAATATTTAAAGGTGCTAAATCAGGCTATTTTATAG